The following are from one region of the Falco biarmicus isolate bFalBia1 chromosome 1, bFalBia1.pri, whole genome shotgun sequence genome:
- the RSAD1 gene encoding radical S-adenosyl methionine domain-containing protein 1, mitochondrial isoform X4 codes for MEDLEKLHAPHLPHDAGRTPVRKKYLIRKYRPKETKKVAHFLVAYPAFPKAPREPLTFSGPGLFGDGCKEILPHHILGSLQEFRMEALARGNTQIADFIEVSCPAVTAAALKEEHGGVKKKKVHQNPLAKHKALQNWHHNMAIRKKQERYLGEILQRPENELLMSVSEDYRQIQEERDLIDRSLPALFPGKGYRRGSEFWSQPERIGDEFTGVTMTLTQTERGHPEPVTRVGKPHTVRMETSLKPPKTIPFRLTWDKSLFLKHRRQELKSVLEELDVYKPDLDGLEVIGKGQPFTSVSTEPFPCSTTSEESETLSDPLRDYPDVVPEAVQGPSLEFCGQPARWINCTASCRDEIGIAARLTFETLAGEKAESSLTVSNDGTAAIWYNWMRLPQQIPSRETKGKRMQCFYFDTRPGVILPGETRKFFFLFKSEVAGIFSESWEFRTHPLLLGGALLQVTLWGIAVYEDKLADLREKLESDLAAREGAAIVEESLKELLAHVRTPERTPSPVGACVTEEELFHWRNPELHYQHRVVKQLHELWRQHVTVPSAFEEKVPLGRRSTAEDVQYQESTSEALPAHRSTAKVPGWKKTGEQAQSQMPSMEEEEPGPLEWNLSFGDFKQAIKSIPEEEQREEALTQLNKAALELCVEQRPTQSNILHQTCLQLWRETVDGLVSHSLRLRSLLGLPEKDAYVDVVPGETVEVKQSIKGGKEDRITTRKEERRSFGVKEKEGKKRTTKTAGKEREERPSSRKLKVEDEKKLKSPTSWQEVKEGAQPVEAVTTDRVETPQEQVDPLSFGTYQEKLYVEVYGLLDSMVSKMVSLFEELEKKGALKWESEALCN; via the exons ATGGAGGACCTGGagaaa CTCCATGCTCCACACCTTCCCCATGATGCTGGAAGAACGCCAGTTAGGAAGAAATACCTCATTCGAAAATACCGACCCAAGGAAACAAAGAAGGTGGCACATTTTCTCGTAGCATATCCTGCTTTCCCAAAGGCACCCAGGGAACCACTGACCTTTTCTG GACCAGGACTGTTTGGTGATGGCTGCAAAGAGATTCTCCCCCATCACATTTTGGGAAGTCTCCAGGAGTTCAGGATGGAAGCCTTGGCCAGGGGAAACACTCAG aTAGCAGATTTTATTGAGGTTTCTTGTCCAGCTGTTACTGCGGCAGCTTTAAAAGAGGAACATGGAggagtgaagaagaaaaaggttcatCAGAACCCACTAGCAAAGCACAAAGCTCTCCAGAACTGGCACCATAATATGGCAATCAGGAAAAAGCAGGAGCGATACCTAGGAG AAATTCTTCAGAGGCCAGAGAATGAATTGCTGATGAGCGTCTCAGAGGATTACAGGCAAATCCAGGAAGAACGTGACCTCATTGACCGGAGTCTCCCTGCCCTGTTTCCTGGAAAG GGCTATCGAAGAGGAAGCGAGTTCTGGAGCCAGCCTGAGCGTATTGGAGATGAATTTACTGGTGTGACAATGACACTGACTCAGACAGAACGTGGCCACCCAGAGCCAGTCACTCGTGTGGGGAAACCCCACACTGTCCGGATGGAAACGA GTCTGAAGCCTCCAAAGACGATCCCTTTCCGTTTAACCTGGGATAAGAGTCTTTTCCTGAAACATCGACGGCAGGAGCTAAAATCTGTCCTAGAGGAGCTAGATGTTTATAAGCCG GATTTGGATGGACTGGAGGTGATCGGTAAAGGGCAGCCTTTCACATCTGTCTCAACAGAGCCTTTCCCATGTTCCACCACTTCTGAAGAGTCTGAGACCCT cagTGATCCCTTGAGGGACTACCCCGACGTGGTTCCAGAAGCAGTACAGGGTCCATCTTTAGAGTTCTGCGGCCAGCCTGCTCGTTGGATCAACTGCACCGCTTCTTGCAGG GATGAAATTGGCATTGCTGCCCGGCTCACCTTTGAGACCCTGGCTGGTGAGAAAGCTGAAAGCTCCCTGACAGTGAGCAATGATGGCACAGCTGCCATCTGGTATAACTGGATGAGGCTTCCCCAGCAGATTCCTTCCAGAGAAACCAAGGGGAAGAGGATGCAGTGCTTTTACTTTGATACCAGACCAG GTGTGATTTTGCCTGGAGAAACTaggaagtttttctttcttttcaagtcaGAGGTAGCAGGCATTTTCAGTGAGTCCTGGGAATTTAGGACACATCCTCTATTATTAGgaggagctctgctgcaggtgaCCCTTTGGGGAATTGCTGTGTATGAGGATAAATTGGCTGACCTCCGAGAGAAACTGGAG AGCGACCTGGCTGCTCGAGAAGGTGCTGCTATAGTAGAAGAGAGTCTGAAGGAACTTCTTGCCCACGTTCGGACCCCAGAGCGCACTCCATCTCCTGTGGGTGCCTGTGTCACAGAGGAAGAGTTGTTCCACTGGAGGAATCCTGAG TTGCATTATCAGCATCGAGTGGTAAAGCAGCTGCACGAACTATGGAGACAGCACGTGACTGTTCCCTCAGCCTTTGAGGAGAAAGTGCCCTTGGGCCGGAGGAGCACTGCAGAGGACGTGCAGTACCAGGAGAGTACCTCCGAGGCTCTCCCTGCTCACCGCAGCACCGCAAAGGTCCCAGGTTGGAAGAAAACGGGAGAGCAGGCTCAGAGTCAAATGCCGagcatggaggaggaggaaccaGGCCCCTTGGAGTGGAACCTTTCCTTTGGGGACTTCAAGCAG GCTATAAAGTCAATCCCTGAGGAGGAGCAGCGAGAAGAAGCACTAACCCAGCTCAATAAGGCAGCGCTGGAGCTGTGTGTTGAACAGAGGCCAACTCAATCCAACATTTTACATCAAACCTG TCTCCAGCTGTGGCGTGAAACAGTTGATGGTCTGGTGAGTCATTCCCTGAGGCTGAGATCCCTGCTTGGCTTGCCTGAGAAGGATGCCTATGTAGATGTTGTTCCAGGGGAAACAG TGGAAGTAAAACAGTCtataaaaggaggaaaggaagacagaataACCActaggaaagaagagagaagatcATTTGGtgttaaggaaaaagaaggcaaaaaaagaactacaaagacagcagggaaagagagagag GAACGTCCAAGCAGCAGAAAGTTAAAAGtagaagatgagaaaaagctgaaatctCCCACTTCATGGCAGGAGGTGAAAGAGGGAGCACAGCCCGTGGAAGCTGTAACTACAGATAGAGTAGAAACTCCTCAGGAGCAGGTGGATCCTCTTTCGTTTGGGACATACCAGGAAAAACTTTATGTTGAA GTTTACGGGCTGCTGGATTCAATGGTGAGCAAAATGGTTTCTTTATTTGAGGAACTAGAGAAAAAAGGTGCTCTAAAGTGGGAGAGTGAAGCCCTTTGTAACTAG
- the RSAD1 gene encoding radical S-adenosyl methionine domain-containing protein 1, mitochondrial isoform X5: MSVSEDYRQIQEERDLIDRSLPALFPGKGYRRGSEFWSQPERIGDEFTGVTMTLTQTERGHPEPVTRVGKPHTVRMETSLKPPKTIPFRLTWDKSLFLKHRRQELKSVLEELDVYKPDLDGLEVIGKGQPFTSVSTEPFPCSTTSEESETLSDPLRDYPDVVPEAVQGPSLEFCGQPARWINCTASCRDEIGIAARLTFETLAGEKAESSLTVSNDGTAAIWYNWMRLPQQIPSRETKGKRMQCFYFDTRPGVILPGETRKFFFLFKSEVAGIFSESWEFRTHPLLLGGALLQVTLWGIAVYEDKLADLREKLESDLAAREGAAIVEESLKELLAHVRTPERTPSPVGACVTEEELFHWRNPELHYQHRVVKQLHELWRQHVTVPSAFEEKVPLGRRSTAEDVQYQESTSEALPAHRSTAKVPGWKKTGEQAQSQMPSMEEEEPGPLEWNLSFGDFKQAIKSIPEEEQREEALTQLNKAALELCVEQRPTQSNILHQTCLQLWRETVDGLVSHSLRLRSLLGLPEKDAYVDVVPGETVEVKQSIKGGKEDRITTRKEERRSFGVKEKEGKKRTTKTAGKEREERPSSRKLKVEDEKKLKSPTSWQEVKEGAQPVEAVTTDRVETPQEQVDPLSFGTYQEKLYVEVYGLLDSMVSKMVSLFEELEKKGALKWESEALCN; this comes from the exons ATGAGCGTCTCAGAGGATTACAGGCAAATCCAGGAAGAACGTGACCTCATTGACCGGAGTCTCCCTGCCCTGTTTCCTGGAAAG GGCTATCGAAGAGGAAGCGAGTTCTGGAGCCAGCCTGAGCGTATTGGAGATGAATTTACTGGTGTGACAATGACACTGACTCAGACAGAACGTGGCCACCCAGAGCCAGTCACTCGTGTGGGGAAACCCCACACTGTCCGGATGGAAACGA GTCTGAAGCCTCCAAAGACGATCCCTTTCCGTTTAACCTGGGATAAGAGTCTTTTCCTGAAACATCGACGGCAGGAGCTAAAATCTGTCCTAGAGGAGCTAGATGTTTATAAGCCG GATTTGGATGGACTGGAGGTGATCGGTAAAGGGCAGCCTTTCACATCTGTCTCAACAGAGCCTTTCCCATGTTCCACCACTTCTGAAGAGTCTGAGACCCT cagTGATCCCTTGAGGGACTACCCCGACGTGGTTCCAGAAGCAGTACAGGGTCCATCTTTAGAGTTCTGCGGCCAGCCTGCTCGTTGGATCAACTGCACCGCTTCTTGCAGG GATGAAATTGGCATTGCTGCCCGGCTCACCTTTGAGACCCTGGCTGGTGAGAAAGCTGAAAGCTCCCTGACAGTGAGCAATGATGGCACAGCTGCCATCTGGTATAACTGGATGAGGCTTCCCCAGCAGATTCCTTCCAGAGAAACCAAGGGGAAGAGGATGCAGTGCTTTTACTTTGATACCAGACCAG GTGTGATTTTGCCTGGAGAAACTaggaagtttttctttcttttcaagtcaGAGGTAGCAGGCATTTTCAGTGAGTCCTGGGAATTTAGGACACATCCTCTATTATTAGgaggagctctgctgcaggtgaCCCTTTGGGGAATTGCTGTGTATGAGGATAAATTGGCTGACCTCCGAGAGAAACTGGAG AGCGACCTGGCTGCTCGAGAAGGTGCTGCTATAGTAGAAGAGAGTCTGAAGGAACTTCTTGCCCACGTTCGGACCCCAGAGCGCACTCCATCTCCTGTGGGTGCCTGTGTCACAGAGGAAGAGTTGTTCCACTGGAGGAATCCTGAG TTGCATTATCAGCATCGAGTGGTAAAGCAGCTGCACGAACTATGGAGACAGCACGTGACTGTTCCCTCAGCCTTTGAGGAGAAAGTGCCCTTGGGCCGGAGGAGCACTGCAGAGGACGTGCAGTACCAGGAGAGTACCTCCGAGGCTCTCCCTGCTCACCGCAGCACCGCAAAGGTCCCAGGTTGGAAGAAAACGGGAGAGCAGGCTCAGAGTCAAATGCCGagcatggaggaggaggaaccaGGCCCCTTGGAGTGGAACCTTTCCTTTGGGGACTTCAAGCAG GCTATAAAGTCAATCCCTGAGGAGGAGCAGCGAGAAGAAGCACTAACCCAGCTCAATAAGGCAGCGCTGGAGCTGTGTGTTGAACAGAGGCCAACTCAATCCAACATTTTACATCAAACCTG TCTCCAGCTGTGGCGTGAAACAGTTGATGGTCTGGTGAGTCATTCCCTGAGGCTGAGATCCCTGCTTGGCTTGCCTGAGAAGGATGCCTATGTAGATGTTGTTCCAGGGGAAACAG TGGAAGTAAAACAGTCtataaaaggaggaaaggaagacagaataACCActaggaaagaagagagaagatcATTTGGtgttaaggaaaaagaaggcaaaaaaagaactacaaagacagcagggaaagagagagag GAACGTCCAAGCAGCAGAAAGTTAAAAGtagaagatgagaaaaagctgaaatctCCCACTTCATGGCAGGAGGTGAAAGAGGGAGCACAGCCCGTGGAAGCTGTAACTACAGATAGAGTAGAAACTCCTCAGGAGCAGGTGGATCCTCTTTCGTTTGGGACATACCAGGAAAAACTTTATGTTGAA GTTTACGGGCTGCTGGATTCAATGGTGAGCAAAATGGTTTCTTTATTTGAGGAACTAGAGAAAAAAGGTGCTCTAAAGTGGGAGAGTGAAGCCCTTTGTAACTAG
- the RSAD1 gene encoding radical S-adenosyl methionine domain-containing protein 1, mitochondrial isoform X3 translates to MAPGRGAGRRDAAAVLGARRDPRPGSPPDKKEKACELSSSTIAEEPEPVSCVLQGDDIQALAIKMEDLEKLHAPHLPHDAGRTPVRKKYLIRKYRPKETKKVAHFLVAYPAFPKAPREPLTFSGPGLFGDGCKEILPHHILGSLQEFRMEALARGNTQIADFIEVSCPAVTAAALKEEHGGVKKKKVHQNPLAKHKALQNWHHNMAIRKKQERYLGEILQRPENELLMSVSEDYRQIQEERDLIDRSLPALFPGKGYRRGSEFWSQPERIGDEFTGVTMTLTQTERGHPEPVTRVGKPHTVRMETSLKPPKTIPFRLTWDKSLFLKHRRQELKSVLEELDVYKPDLDGLEVIGKGQPFTSVSTEPFPCSTTSEESETLSDPLRDYPDVVPEAVQGPSLEFCGQPARWINCTASCRDEIGIAARLTFETLAGEKAESSLTVSNDGTAAIWYNWMRLPQQIPSRETKGKRMQCFYFDTRPGVILPGETRKFFFLFKSEVAGIFSESWEFRTHPLLLGGALLQVTLWGIAVYEDKLADLREKLESDLAAREGAAIVEESLKELLAHVRTPERTPSPVGACVTEEELFHWRNPELHYQHRVVKQLHELWRQHVTVPSAFEEKVPLGRRSTAEDVQYQESTSEALPAHRSTAKVPGWKKTGEQAQSQMPSMEEEEPGPLEWNLSFGDFKQAIKSIPEEEQREEALTQLNKAALELCVEQRPTQSNILHQTCLQLWRETVDGLVSHSLRLRSLLGLPEKDAYVDVVPGETVEVKQSIKGGKEDRITTRKEERRSFGVKEKEGKKRTTKTAGKEREERPSSRKLKVEDEKKLKSPTSWQEVKEGAQPVEAVTTDRVETPQEQVDPLSFGTYQEKLYVEVYGLLDSMVSKMVSLFEELEKKGALKWESEALCN, encoded by the exons ATGGCGCCCGGGCGCGGAGCCGGCCGGCGGGATGCAGCGGCGGTGCTGGGGGCCCGGCGGGAcccccggcccggctccccccCGG acaagaaggaaaaggcaTGTGAGCTGTCCTCCTCAACAATTGCAGAAGAGCCTGAGCCTGTTTCGTGTGTTCTGCAAGGAGATGACATCCAGGCGCTTGCAATTAAGATGGAGGACCTGGagaaa CTCCATGCTCCACACCTTCCCCATGATGCTGGAAGAACGCCAGTTAGGAAGAAATACCTCATTCGAAAATACCGACCCAAGGAAACAAAGAAGGTGGCACATTTTCTCGTAGCATATCCTGCTTTCCCAAAGGCACCCAGGGAACCACTGACCTTTTCTG GACCAGGACTGTTTGGTGATGGCTGCAAAGAGATTCTCCCCCATCACATTTTGGGAAGTCTCCAGGAGTTCAGGATGGAAGCCTTGGCCAGGGGAAACACTCAG aTAGCAGATTTTATTGAGGTTTCTTGTCCAGCTGTTACTGCGGCAGCTTTAAAAGAGGAACATGGAggagtgaagaagaaaaaggttcatCAGAACCCACTAGCAAAGCACAAAGCTCTCCAGAACTGGCACCATAATATGGCAATCAGGAAAAAGCAGGAGCGATACCTAGGAG AAATTCTTCAGAGGCCAGAGAATGAATTGCTGATGAGCGTCTCAGAGGATTACAGGCAAATCCAGGAAGAACGTGACCTCATTGACCGGAGTCTCCCTGCCCTGTTTCCTGGAAAG GGCTATCGAAGAGGAAGCGAGTTCTGGAGCCAGCCTGAGCGTATTGGAGATGAATTTACTGGTGTGACAATGACACTGACTCAGACAGAACGTGGCCACCCAGAGCCAGTCACTCGTGTGGGGAAACCCCACACTGTCCGGATGGAAACGA GTCTGAAGCCTCCAAAGACGATCCCTTTCCGTTTAACCTGGGATAAGAGTCTTTTCCTGAAACATCGACGGCAGGAGCTAAAATCTGTCCTAGAGGAGCTAGATGTTTATAAGCCG GATTTGGATGGACTGGAGGTGATCGGTAAAGGGCAGCCTTTCACATCTGTCTCAACAGAGCCTTTCCCATGTTCCACCACTTCTGAAGAGTCTGAGACCCT cagTGATCCCTTGAGGGACTACCCCGACGTGGTTCCAGAAGCAGTACAGGGTCCATCTTTAGAGTTCTGCGGCCAGCCTGCTCGTTGGATCAACTGCACCGCTTCTTGCAGG GATGAAATTGGCATTGCTGCCCGGCTCACCTTTGAGACCCTGGCTGGTGAGAAAGCTGAAAGCTCCCTGACAGTGAGCAATGATGGCACAGCTGCCATCTGGTATAACTGGATGAGGCTTCCCCAGCAGATTCCTTCCAGAGAAACCAAGGGGAAGAGGATGCAGTGCTTTTACTTTGATACCAGACCAG GTGTGATTTTGCCTGGAGAAACTaggaagtttttctttcttttcaagtcaGAGGTAGCAGGCATTTTCAGTGAGTCCTGGGAATTTAGGACACATCCTCTATTATTAGgaggagctctgctgcaggtgaCCCTTTGGGGAATTGCTGTGTATGAGGATAAATTGGCTGACCTCCGAGAGAAACTGGAG AGCGACCTGGCTGCTCGAGAAGGTGCTGCTATAGTAGAAGAGAGTCTGAAGGAACTTCTTGCCCACGTTCGGACCCCAGAGCGCACTCCATCTCCTGTGGGTGCCTGTGTCACAGAGGAAGAGTTGTTCCACTGGAGGAATCCTGAG TTGCATTATCAGCATCGAGTGGTAAAGCAGCTGCACGAACTATGGAGACAGCACGTGACTGTTCCCTCAGCCTTTGAGGAGAAAGTGCCCTTGGGCCGGAGGAGCACTGCAGAGGACGTGCAGTACCAGGAGAGTACCTCCGAGGCTCTCCCTGCTCACCGCAGCACCGCAAAGGTCCCAGGTTGGAAGAAAACGGGAGAGCAGGCTCAGAGTCAAATGCCGagcatggaggaggaggaaccaGGCCCCTTGGAGTGGAACCTTTCCTTTGGGGACTTCAAGCAG GCTATAAAGTCAATCCCTGAGGAGGAGCAGCGAGAAGAAGCACTAACCCAGCTCAATAAGGCAGCGCTGGAGCTGTGTGTTGAACAGAGGCCAACTCAATCCAACATTTTACATCAAACCTG TCTCCAGCTGTGGCGTGAAACAGTTGATGGTCTGGTGAGTCATTCCCTGAGGCTGAGATCCCTGCTTGGCTTGCCTGAGAAGGATGCCTATGTAGATGTTGTTCCAGGGGAAACAG TGGAAGTAAAACAGTCtataaaaggaggaaaggaagacagaataACCActaggaaagaagagagaagatcATTTGGtgttaaggaaaaagaaggcaaaaaaagaactacaaagacagcagggaaagagagagag GAACGTCCAAGCAGCAGAAAGTTAAAAGtagaagatgagaaaaagctgaaatctCCCACTTCATGGCAGGAGGTGAAAGAGGGAGCACAGCCCGTGGAAGCTGTAACTACAGATAGAGTAGAAACTCCTCAGGAGCAGGTGGATCCTCTTTCGTTTGGGACATACCAGGAAAAACTTTATGTTGAA GTTTACGGGCTGCTGGATTCAATGGTGAGCAAAATGGTTTCTTTATTTGAGGAACTAGAGAAAAAAGGTGCTCTAAAGTGGGAGAGTGAAGCCCTTTGTAACTAG
- the RSAD1 gene encoding radical S-adenosyl methionine domain-containing protein 1, mitochondrial isoform X2 encodes MRSPILQGRAPSAPTTSRTGGLSSTSAWGRAGGGARPGTAHRRGHHARDKKEKACELSSSTIAEEPEPVSCVLQGDDIQALAIKMEDLEKLHAPHLPHDAGRTPVRKKYLIRKYRPKETKKVAHFLVAYPAFPKAPREPLTFSGPGLFGDGCKEILPHHILGSLQEFRMEALARGNTQIADFIEVSCPAVTAAALKEEHGGVKKKKVHQNPLAKHKALQNWHHNMAIRKKQERYLGEILQRPENELLMSVSEDYRQIQEERDLIDRSLPALFPGKGYRRGSEFWSQPERIGDEFTGVTMTLTQTERGHPEPVTRVGKPHTVRMETSLKPPKTIPFRLTWDKSLFLKHRRQELKSVLEELDVYKPDLDGLEVIGKGQPFTSVSTEPFPCSTTSEESETLDPLRDYPDVVPEAVQGPSLEFCGQPARWINCTASCRDEIGIAARLTFETLAGEKAESSLTVSNDGTAAIWYNWMRLPQQIPSRETKGKRMQCFYFDTRPGVILPGETRKFFFLFKSEVAGIFSESWEFRTHPLLLGGALLQVTLWGIAVYEDKLADLREKLESDLAAREGAAIVEESLKELLAHVRTPERTPSPVGACVTEEELFHWRNPELHYQHRVVKQLHELWRQHVTVPSAFEEKVPLGRRSTAEDVQYQESTSEALPAHRSTAKVPGWKKTGEQAQSQMPSMEEEEPGPLEWNLSFGDFKQAIKSIPEEEQREEALTQLNKAALELCVEQRPTQSNILHQTCLQLWRETVDGLVSHSLRLRSLLGLPEKDAYVDVVPGETVEVKQSIKGGKEDRITTRKEERRSFGVKEKEGKKRTTKTAGKEREERPSSRKLKVEDEKKLKSPTSWQEVKEGAQPVEAVTTDRVETPQEQVDPLSFGTYQEKLYVEVYGLLDSMVSKMVSLFEELEKKGALKWESEALCN; translated from the exons ATGAGGTCTCCAATTTTGCAAGGAAG GGCGCCCTCAGCACCCACAACCTCTCGTACTGGCGGGCTGAGCAGTACATCGGCGTGGGGCCGG GCTGGAGGAGGTGCTCGCCCTGGGACTGCGCACAGACGAGGGCATCACGCACGAG acaagaaggaaaaggcaTGTGAGCTGTCCTCCTCAACAATTGCAGAAGAGCCTGAGCCTGTTTCGTGTGTTCTGCAAGGAGATGACATCCAGGCGCTTGCAATTAAGATGGAGGACCTGGagaaa CTCCATGCTCCACACCTTCCCCATGATGCTGGAAGAACGCCAGTTAGGAAGAAATACCTCATTCGAAAATACCGACCCAAGGAAACAAAGAAGGTGGCACATTTTCTCGTAGCATATCCTGCTTTCCCAAAGGCACCCAGGGAACCACTGACCTTTTCTG GACCAGGACTGTTTGGTGATGGCTGCAAAGAGATTCTCCCCCATCACATTTTGGGAAGTCTCCAGGAGTTCAGGATGGAAGCCTTGGCCAGGGGAAACACTCAG aTAGCAGATTTTATTGAGGTTTCTTGTCCAGCTGTTACTGCGGCAGCTTTAAAAGAGGAACATGGAggagtgaagaagaaaaaggttcatCAGAACCCACTAGCAAAGCACAAAGCTCTCCAGAACTGGCACCATAATATGGCAATCAGGAAAAAGCAGGAGCGATACCTAGGAG AAATTCTTCAGAGGCCAGAGAATGAATTGCTGATGAGCGTCTCAGAGGATTACAGGCAAATCCAGGAAGAACGTGACCTCATTGACCGGAGTCTCCCTGCCCTGTTTCCTGGAAAG GGCTATCGAAGAGGAAGCGAGTTCTGGAGCCAGCCTGAGCGTATTGGAGATGAATTTACTGGTGTGACAATGACACTGACTCAGACAGAACGTGGCCACCCAGAGCCAGTCACTCGTGTGGGGAAACCCCACACTGTCCGGATGGAAACGA GTCTGAAGCCTCCAAAGACGATCCCTTTCCGTTTAACCTGGGATAAGAGTCTTTTCCTGAAACATCGACGGCAGGAGCTAAAATCTGTCCTAGAGGAGCTAGATGTTTATAAGCCG GATTTGGATGGACTGGAGGTGATCGGTAAAGGGCAGCCTTTCACATCTGTCTCAACAGAGCCTTTCCCATGTTCCACCACTTCTGAAGAGTCTGAGACCCT TGATCCCTTGAGGGACTACCCCGACGTGGTTCCAGAAGCAGTACAGGGTCCATCTTTAGAGTTCTGCGGCCAGCCTGCTCGTTGGATCAACTGCACCGCTTCTTGCAGG GATGAAATTGGCATTGCTGCCCGGCTCACCTTTGAGACCCTGGCTGGTGAGAAAGCTGAAAGCTCCCTGACAGTGAGCAATGATGGCACAGCTGCCATCTGGTATAACTGGATGAGGCTTCCCCAGCAGATTCCTTCCAGAGAAACCAAGGGGAAGAGGATGCAGTGCTTTTACTTTGATACCAGACCAG GTGTGATTTTGCCTGGAGAAACTaggaagtttttctttcttttcaagtcaGAGGTAGCAGGCATTTTCAGTGAGTCCTGGGAATTTAGGACACATCCTCTATTATTAGgaggagctctgctgcaggtgaCCCTTTGGGGAATTGCTGTGTATGAGGATAAATTGGCTGACCTCCGAGAGAAACTGGAG AGCGACCTGGCTGCTCGAGAAGGTGCTGCTATAGTAGAAGAGAGTCTGAAGGAACTTCTTGCCCACGTTCGGACCCCAGAGCGCACTCCATCTCCTGTGGGTGCCTGTGTCACAGAGGAAGAGTTGTTCCACTGGAGGAATCCTGAG TTGCATTATCAGCATCGAGTGGTAAAGCAGCTGCACGAACTATGGAGACAGCACGTGACTGTTCCCTCAGCCTTTGAGGAGAAAGTGCCCTTGGGCCGGAGGAGCACTGCAGAGGACGTGCAGTACCAGGAGAGTACCTCCGAGGCTCTCCCTGCTCACCGCAGCACCGCAAAGGTCCCAGGTTGGAAGAAAACGGGAGAGCAGGCTCAGAGTCAAATGCCGagcatggaggaggaggaaccaGGCCCCTTGGAGTGGAACCTTTCCTTTGGGGACTTCAAGCAG GCTATAAAGTCAATCCCTGAGGAGGAGCAGCGAGAAGAAGCACTAACCCAGCTCAATAAGGCAGCGCTGGAGCTGTGTGTTGAACAGAGGCCAACTCAATCCAACATTTTACATCAAACCTG TCTCCAGCTGTGGCGTGAAACAGTTGATGGTCTGGTGAGTCATTCCCTGAGGCTGAGATCCCTGCTTGGCTTGCCTGAGAAGGATGCCTATGTAGATGTTGTTCCAGGGGAAACAG TGGAAGTAAAACAGTCtataaaaggaggaaaggaagacagaataACCActaggaaagaagagagaagatcATTTGGtgttaaggaaaaagaaggcaaaaaaagaactacaaagacagcagggaaagagagagag GAACGTCCAAGCAGCAGAAAGTTAAAAGtagaagatgagaaaaagctgaaatctCCCACTTCATGGCAGGAGGTGAAAGAGGGAGCACAGCCCGTGGAAGCTGTAACTACAGATAGAGTAGAAACTCCTCAGGAGCAGGTGGATCCTCTTTCGTTTGGGACATACCAGGAAAAACTTTATGTTGAA GTTTACGGGCTGCTGGATTCAATGGTGAGCAAAATGGTTTCTTTATTTGAGGAACTAGAGAAAAAAGGTGCTCTAAAGTGGGAGAGTGAAGCCCTTTGTAACTAG